One Flavobacteriales bacterium genomic window, GACCTACTAATGAAAATTTCAGAGAATCAAAAAAGGATTCAGTACAGATAAATTACGAAAACAGCAGTATAGTAGAACTAATTGCTTCTGCTCCCAGATCGATGGAGTTTAACATAGGCAGTGTTTTGGCAAATTCATCAACTGCTGCAAACCCAAGGGTTGGAAATTTTGTACGTAGCGATAGCAAAATTGATATTGAGGTTGATGTACGACTTCCTCTAATTGGGAGAGCTAAAGGCTTTAATACAAGACAAAGAGTGGAAGTAGATTTAGGAAGTGAATTAGACGGTAATGCAAACCCGGTTAAAACAGCTACAATTATTCTTGATCTTGAAAACGGATTCCCTTGGGAAGTAACTTTAGAAGCTTGGTTTGAAAGCGAAGACAGCACAAGAATTTCAACCTTAGTAGAAAAGGGTGTTTTTTTAGAAGGAGCTGAAATTAATTCCAATGGTGAAACCACTGGTATTCCTGGATCAAAATCTACAGAATTTGTAGCTGAAGTATCTAAACTTGATGATGCTAAATTTTTGGTAATTGATGCTACTATTGAAACAAGTGGAAATGGGGATGTGGATGTACAAATGCTCAACAATTATAAAATAGGAGTTACTCTTGGACTAATTGTAGAACTTGATGCAAACGTTAACGAATTAACTTCAGGAGAAGAAGAATAAAAGAACAACTATGAAAACAAAAGTACTTCTAAGTTTATTGATCGGATTATATTCTGTACAGCTTTGGGCACAGCCTAATCTTACTATGTATAACATGAATAGTGTACCACACTCACTTAAAATAAACCCTGCCCTAACACCAGATAATAAAGGGTTTTTCTCATTAGCTCTTGGATCGATAAATACGTATGCCGCCAATACTGGTTTCACAGGAAATCAAATCTTCCAACAGCGTACTGATGGAACAACTTTTATCGACATTAACGACATATTGGATAATGTGTTGGGAAAGATGAATTATACAGATTTATACACTGCATATGAACCTTTTTCATTAGGGTTTAGAGCAAAAAAAATGTATTTCTCAACTAGTTTCGGCTTAAAAGCTTTCGGACGATTATCCTTTCCACGAGATATCGTAGATTTTTTGTGGAGCGGTAACGGAGGGAAATTCATGGACGAAAAGGCTGACTTCTCTGGATTAGGTATGGATGCTACAGTGTACACAGAATATGCACTTGGTGTGGCTCGAGAAATAAACGACAAACTTACAGTCGGTATAAGAATTAAATATTTAGATGGATTGGCAAACGTTGATACCAAGACTAAAGAACTTTCTATTACAACCGATCCAGAAAACTTACACATGACGCTTGCAGGGGATATGTCAGTTAATTTTGCTGGGGTGGTAAATCCTTTGGATACTAATAGTTCTGCTGGGGGTCTACAACCTTCTAGCTTTTTAGGAACTGGTAATACAGGAATTGGAATTAACCTTGGTGGTTCATATCAACTAATGGATAAGCTTAAAGTACACGCCTCCATTAATGATATAGGTAGGTTTAAATGGAAGAAAAACGCATCCAATTATACAATCGACGATTCAGAATATACATGGACTGGTTTGGACATTCCAATTAACATAGGAACTAGTGAAGTTTCAAATCCGGATTTGACAGGAATTACAGATTCTATCATAGAAATTTTCACTCCAGAGGAAACAAACAACGAGTATAAAACAAAACTACCAGCAAGAATGTATGTAGGTGGTACTTGGAAAATGGCAGATTGGCATTGGGCAGGGTTACTGCTTGGAGCAGAGTTTTACAAAGGAAGAATGCAGCGTTCTTTAACAGCATCTTACAATATCAAGCTTAAGAGAATGTTTAGTGCTCAAATTAACTACTCTGCTTTTGCAAGAAGTTATGCAAACATTGGGTTTGGTTTCTCTCTAAACTTAGGTCCTTGGCAATTCTATGCTATGACGGATAACGCACTTGGGTTTATGCTTCCGATGACAACTAAAGTTGCACATGTAAACCTTGGTTTCAATTGGACAATGGGTAGAAAAGAGAAAACGGATCAAGACAAAGATGGTATTAAGGATGAAGATGATGACTGTCCGAATAAAGCAGGAATTAAACAATTTGATGGCTGCCCTGATTCAGATAGTGATGGTATCCCAGATGGCTTAGACTTATGCCCAAGTAAAGCTGGCCCTATCGAAAGCGAAGGTTGCCCAATTACTGCATCTACCCTTCATATGGTAAATCCAAATGGTGATACACTTCAAACTGTAATTGTTGATGATCAGTTTCTATTCCAATTTACGAACGTTGCAGTTGATCAAAAGAAATTTTTATTCTTACTTCAGGCAAACGACGAACACTTTGGAAATGCCAAAGAAATTCAAGTTAAAATGGCCTTTACAGACGGAACAGAAATTTTGGGGGACGCAAAAGAAATCACAAATAGACTTTTCGAATACGAAAAGGAGAAAGCTCTAGATGTTAAGATGCTATTGTTGAATGCCGAAGGCGATACCGTAATGACTGCAAGTAGAGACGCTGAAGGATTCTTTCATTTTAAACAGTTGCCTGCAGGAATAGACGATATGACATTCTTATTACAAGGTGATGATGGGAAACTTTCCGCTGCCGATGTCATGAAGATTAAAATCGGTGAACAAACCATTCAAGCTAAGAATGACGGGCAAGGTTATTTCCAATATCATAAAATTGATGCTATTGAAGCTCCTAAACTATTTTTAATAAGTGTAGACGGAGATACGTTAATGTCGGTATTCATGGATAGAAATGGAACATTCGACTTTAAGAATATCGCTAAAATGGATAACTATATATATAGTTTAGAGGGAAGTGATGATACTGAAATCCACGTAATATTTACTAATGATGGAAAAATAGAGTACGTAGCAGCTAGTAAAGATGCTAATGGGCATTTCGCTTATAACTCAATGCCTACTACAGAGAATACTGGGATAGGCCTTCTTGACGAACAAGACCAGCTTGTTAACTTGGAAGCCAAGCACAAGAAAGTTATCGACGAGGCCTTTGGAAGTCTGGAATTCGAACCAAACTCCGGTGTTATCTTAGATAATTCTAAAATAGCTATTGATGCTTTAGCAAAACTGATGGCTGAAAATAGAGAATGGGGAATTGTTCTCGGTGGACATACGGACAACACGGGTAATGAAGAGGATAACCTGAAATTATCAAAACAAAGAGCCGATAATGTAAAAGATCTTCTAAGCCATTATGGTGTAGACCCAACAAGAGTAAAAATTAAATACTTCGGTCAAAATATTCCAATTGCCAGCAATGACACTGAGGAAGGAAAGCAAAAAAACCGTAGGGTTGAAATGAAAATATTTATGAGAAAATAGATTAAACTGTTACAAAAGGATTCAATCATAATTGTTTCCTTTTGTAATTTCTATTTGTCTATTAATATTTGACTTAACTTCGATCAAGTCAATTTAACATCAATAAAGCCTTTAATATCATCTCAGGCACGGTCGAATGAGCAATATCTGTTTTTTTAATAGCGTTAAATTCTG contains:
- a CDS encoding OmpA family protein, which produces MKTKVLLSLLIGLYSVQLWAQPNLTMYNMNSVPHSLKINPALTPDNKGFFSLALGSINTYAANTGFTGNQIFQQRTDGTTFIDINDILDNVLGKMNYTDLYTAYEPFSLGFRAKKMYFSTSFGLKAFGRLSFPRDIVDFLWSGNGGKFMDEKADFSGLGMDATVYTEYALGVAREINDKLTVGIRIKYLDGLANVDTKTKELSITTDPENLHMTLAGDMSVNFAGVVNPLDTNSSAGGLQPSSFLGTGNTGIGINLGGSYQLMDKLKVHASINDIGRFKWKKNASNYTIDDSEYTWTGLDIPINIGTSEVSNPDLTGITDSIIEIFTPEETNNEYKTKLPARMYVGGTWKMADWHWAGLLLGAEFYKGRMQRSLTASYNIKLKRMFSAQINYSAFARSYANIGFGFSLNLGPWQFYAMTDNALGFMLPMTTKVAHVNLGFNWTMGRKEKTDQDKDGIKDEDDDCPNKAGIKQFDGCPDSDSDGIPDGLDLCPSKAGPIESEGCPITASTLHMVNPNGDTLQTVIVDDQFLFQFTNVAVDQKKFLFLLQANDEHFGNAKEIQVKMAFTDGTEILGDAKEITNRLFEYEKEKALDVKMLLLNAEGDTVMTASRDAEGFFHFKQLPAGIDDMTFLLQGDDGKLSAADVMKIKIGEQTIQAKNDGQGYFQYHKIDAIEAPKLFLISVDGDTLMSVFMDRNGTFDFKNIAKMDNYIYSLEGSDDTEIHVIFTNDGKIEYVAASKDANGHFAYNSMPTTENTGIGLLDEQDQLVNLEAKHKKVIDEAFGSLEFEPNSGVILDNSKIAIDALAKLMAENREWGIVLGGHTDNTGNEEDNLKLSKQRADNVKDLLSHYGVDPTRVKIKYFGQNIPIASNDTEEGKQKNRRVEMKIFMRK